In one window of Bizionia sp. M204 DNA:
- a CDS encoding metalloprotease yields MNIKATFDVEKNQIRIAQSITYFNKTNDTLQTIYLNDWSNSFATKSTPLAKRFSEEFKTEFHFAKNEDRGYSVITSIHQNNKELRFDRVKEHIDVVKVELENPLLPHNSYTIQLNYIVQVPNDKFTRYGVSSFGDYNLRYWYVTPAIYNGDWQYSSHKDLDDMFVPASDIRLEVTCPLGYYLESELDKIDYFHVKDTQTVVFSGKNRVNSKLFLNKLSLYREIETDQFTIVSNVDDENLSVMNKALVTDKIVQFLTTNLGEYPHERLLITDIDYRKSPIYGLNLLPSFIRPFPDHFQYELKILKTGLRNYLENILLINPRTDQWLIDGIQTYYLMKYVDENYPDMKLAGTLSNIWGIKSFHAMQLDFNAQYSFLYMHMARQNIDQPLSMAKDSLIKFNENIANKYKAGVGLKYVNDYLGNNTVDSTLTEFLNTNKYKEVTTESFEHFLKSKTDKDLDWFFTDYIHSKKYIDYTISKAVRENDSIRVTIKNKSNINVPITLFSFTDKTVTSKIWLGSIKDSLTVTIPDTETTKVVLNHDQVVPEFNMRNNTKTLTKALFNRPLQVRLIKDIEDPDYNQIFLMPIVEFNNIYDGIVLGVKAYNKTVLRKNFYYKVAPQYGLKSQSLTGSITLNYIQYIDDSSPLFNINYGVGASYSSYADGLFVRKFTPAVQLSFRDKSNLRSNKRHYLNLRYVDINRDSDPTALLTSETNQPNYGVLNLRYNHIDKDLVNYSSWFADTQFSEKFGKVALNYEYRKLSKNNRQYNLRFFAGVFLYNKTYNDSDYFSFALDRPTDYLFDYNYYGRSESDGLFSQQLIIAEGGFKSQLEPSFANQWITTLNGSMTIWKYIMAYGDVGFVKNHNDGAEFVYDTGVRVSLIEDYFELYFPVYSNLGWEVAQPQYAEKIRFIVTLDFKTLLGLFTRRWY; encoded by the coding sequence ATGAATATTAAAGCGACGTTTGATGTGGAAAAAAATCAGATACGCATTGCGCAATCTATTACCTATTTTAATAAAACTAATGATACACTTCAAACCATTTATTTAAACGATTGGAGCAACAGTTTTGCAACAAAAAGTACGCCTTTAGCAAAACGTTTTTCTGAAGAGTTTAAAACGGAGTTTCACTTTGCAAAAAATGAAGATCGTGGGTATTCTGTAATAACATCCATCCATCAAAATAATAAAGAATTACGTTTTGATCGTGTTAAAGAGCATATTGATGTTGTTAAGGTGGAATTAGAAAACCCCTTACTTCCACACAATTCATACACCATTCAATTAAATTATATTGTTCAAGTACCCAATGACAAGTTTACACGATATGGGGTGAGTTCCTTTGGCGACTATAATCTTCGGTATTGGTATGTTACGCCAGCTATTTATAATGGTGATTGGCAATATAGCAGTCATAAAGATTTAGATGATATGTTTGTGCCGGCCTCAGATATCCGACTAGAAGTTACCTGTCCATTAGGTTATTATCTAGAATCTGAATTAGATAAAATTGATTATTTCCATGTAAAGGACACACAAACGGTTGTGTTTTCAGGGAAAAATCGTGTTAATTCCAAGTTGTTTTTAAACAAACTGTCTTTATATCGTGAGATAGAAACAGATCAGTTCACCATTGTTTCCAATGTAGATGATGAGAATCTAAGTGTCATGAATAAAGCATTGGTTACGGACAAAATAGTTCAGTTTTTAACCACTAATTTAGGCGAATATCCACATGAACGTTTATTGATTACGGATATTGATTATCGTAAAAGTCCTATTTATGGATTGAATTTATTGCCGAGTTTCATCAGACCTTTCCCTGATCACTTTCAGTATGAATTAAAAATATTAAAAACAGGACTTCGTAATTATTTAGAAAATATACTACTAATTAATCCACGAACGGACCAATGGTTAATAGATGGGATTCAAACCTACTATTTAATGAAATATGTGGATGAGAATTATCCAGATATGAAATTAGCTGGAACGCTTTCTAATATTTGGGGTATCAAGTCATTTCATGCTATGCAATTGGATTTCAATGCACAATATAGTTTTCTATATATGCATATGGCGCGCCAAAATATTGATCAGCCATTAAGCATGGCAAAAGATTCGCTAATAAAATTTAATGAAAACATAGCCAATAAGTATAAAGCTGGCGTTGGTTTAAAGTATGTTAATGATTATTTAGGAAACAACACGGTAGATTCTACCCTAACCGAATTTCTAAACACTAATAAATATAAAGAAGTAACCACCGAAAGTTTTGAGCATTTTTTAAAATCGAAAACTGATAAAGATTTAGACTGGTTTTTTACCGATTACATTCACTCAAAAAAATATATTGATTACACCATTTCCAAAGCCGTTCGCGAAAACGACTCCATTCGGGTAACTATTAAAAATAAAAGCAATATTAATGTGCCAATCACCTTATTCTCGTTCACCGATAAAACGGTGACCTCAAAAATTTGGTTAGGTAGTATTAAAGATTCGCTAACGGTAACGATTCCTGATACAGAAACCACGAAGGTTGTTTTAAATCATGACCAAGTTGTTCCAGAATTTAATATGCGTAACAATACCAAGACGCTCACAAAAGCACTATTTAACAGGCCATTACAAGTTCGGTTAATTAAAGATATTGAAGATCCTGATTACAACCAGATTTTTCTCATGCCCATTGTGGAATTTAATAATATTTATGATGGTATTGTTTTAGGTGTTAAAGCTTACAATAAAACAGTGTTACGCAAAAATTTCTATTATAAAGTAGCACCACAATATGGTTTAAAATCACAATCCCTTACGGGTTCTATTACGCTAAACTACATTCAGTATATTGATGATTCCTCACCATTATTCAACATTAATTATGGTGTTGGCGCCAGTTATTCCAGTTATGCAGATGGTTTGTTTGTACGGAAGTTTACACCTGCCGTTCAATTATCGTTTCGTGATAAAAGCAACCTACGTTCCAACAAGCGCCACTATTTAAACTTACGCTATGTGGATATTAATAGGGATTCGGATCCTACTGCTTTACTGACTTCTGAAACCAATCAGCCTAATTATGGTGTTCTTAATTTGCGTTATAATCATATTGACAAAGATTTGGTGAACTACTCCTCATGGTTTGCGGACACGCAGTTTTCGGAAAAATTCGGAAAAGTAGCGCTGAATTATGAGTATAGAAAGCTTTCAAAAAACAACCGTCAATATAATTTACGCTTCTTTGCTGGTGTGTTTCTTTATAATAAGACCTACAATGATTCTGATTACTTCAGCTTTGCTCTGGATAGACCAACCGATTATTTATTCGACTACAACTATTACGGACGCTCTGAAAGCGATGGGCTATTCAGCCAGCAACTTATAATTGCGGAAGGCGGTTTTAAATCGCAATTAGAACCTAGTTTTGCCAACCAATGGATTACCACCTTAAATGGCAGTATGACTATTTGGAAATACATCATGGCTTATGGTGATGTTGGTTTCGTGAAAAACCATAATGATGGTGCCGAATTTGTTTATGATACAGGTGTACGTGTGAGTTTAATTGAAGATTATTTTGAACTCTATTTTCCGGTGTATTCCAATTTAGGATGGGAAGTTGCCCAACCACAATATGCCGAGAAAATTAGATTTATTGTGACTTTAGATTTTAAAACCCTGTTAGGATTATTTACGAGACGTTGGTATTAA